In Entomomonas moraniae, one DNA window encodes the following:
- a CDS encoding FAD-dependent oxidoreductase, which produces MKTYDVLIIGGGVSGTALLYQLSRFTDLKAIGLLEKYPQVAAVNSKSCNNSQTIHKGDIETNYTLEKARVTKRTANMIVNYATKLPAEERDNIITIYPKMVLGVGKTECDALRARYQVFKELYPNLKELERKDIAKIEPKVVEGRSDLEELFALGATDEYTACNYHTLSESFIKYAKESSAKKNQICDVLLDNPVIKIEKINDVFQIHTTKTGVIEAKYVVVAAGGHSLLFAHQMGYGKDFACLPMAGSYYFTPQVLQGKVYTMQNPNLPFAAVHGDPDVSVPGKTRFGPTALVLPVLERHNMKTFVEFCKVFSLGSDVMKAMWKLLKVSDIRRYIFRNFMYEVPYLRERLFLKEIKKIIPTLTVDDIKFARGFGGIRPQVIDKKQQKLMMGEAKINPGTGIVFNMTPSPGGTSCLGNAEKDMYLIADFLKCNIDKAAFEEELLSGEVELREIDRPNEHSLAEV; this is translated from the coding sequence ATGAAAACGTATGACGTGCTAATCATTGGTGGTGGTGTTTCTGGTACAGCATTGCTTTATCAACTAAGCCGCTTTACTGACCTTAAAGCCATTGGCCTTTTAGAGAAGTATCCCCAAGTAGCAGCAGTTAACTCAAAAAGTTGCAACAACAGCCAAACCATACATAAAGGCGATATAGAAACTAACTATACATTAGAAAAAGCGCGCGTCACCAAGCGTACCGCTAATATGATAGTTAACTATGCCACTAAGTTACCTGCTGAAGAGCGCGATAACATCATCACCATCTACCCCAAAATGGTATTAGGTGTAGGAAAAACTGAATGCGACGCACTACGAGCGCGTTACCAAGTATTTAAAGAGCTATACCCAAATCTAAAAGAATTAGAACGTAAGGATATCGCAAAGATTGAACCTAAAGTAGTTGAGGGTCGCTCTGATTTAGAAGAGCTTTTTGCGTTAGGTGCCACGGATGAATACACGGCTTGTAACTACCATACACTTTCTGAGTCTTTTATTAAGTACGCTAAAGAATCTTCTGCTAAAAAGAACCAAATATGTGACGTCCTGCTTGACAACCCAGTCATAAAAATAGAAAAAATCAATGATGTCTTCCAAATCCATACAACAAAAACAGGCGTAATAGAAGCTAAATATGTCGTTGTTGCCGCTGGTGGACACTCTTTGTTATTTGCTCACCAAATGGGCTATGGTAAAGATTTTGCTTGCTTACCGATGGCGGGTTCCTATTATTTTACGCCTCAGGTTCTACAAGGTAAGGTTTACACCATGCAGAATCCAAACCTACCTTTTGCTGCTGTACACGGTGACCCTGATGTATCTGTTCCAGGCAAAACACGCTTTGGACCAACCGCTTTAGTATTGCCTGTTTTAGAACGCCATAACATGAAAACCTTTGTAGAGTTCTGTAAAGTATTTAGCTTGGGCTCTGATGTTATGAAAGCAATGTGGAAACTGCTTAAAGTATCCGACATTCGTCGTTATATTTTCCGTAACTTCATGTATGAAGTGCCTTATTTACGTGAGCGTTTATTTCTAAAAGAAATTAAAAAAATCATTCCCACATTAACTGTTGATGATATTAAGTTCGCACGTGGCTTTGGTGGAATTCGTCCTCAGGTTATTGATAAAAAACAGCAAAAACTAATGATGGGTGAAGCAAAAATCAATCCAGGTACGGGTATTGTATTCAATATGACCCCTTCCCCTGGTGGTACTTCTTGTCTTGGAAATGCAGAAAAAGATATGTATCTTATTGCAGACTTCCTAAAATGCAACATTGATAAAGCAGCTTTTGAAGAAGAGTTATTAAGTGGAGAAGTTGAACTACGCGAAATCGATCGCCCTAATGAGCATTCATTAGCAGAGGTTTAA
- a CDS encoding YajG family lipoprotein encodes MLFCQRVFICLIFLGSLAGCALSPQELKPNPIVGNSLSNVGHGQAVSVNVVDQRHSAIIGTRGGLYSSTSSITVQSNDIVPKLQKQAEEALSKMGYRPQSGSSTTLTIIIDSIVYTPSDSNFANDASVKAVLKAQLKTPSKTYNGKYSSTTSQGFTTAPSLEQNNAFVSDVLSNVLTNVFKDSNLSGSM; translated from the coding sequence ATGCTTTTTTGTCAAAGAGTTTTTATCTGTCTGATTTTTTTAGGTTCTTTGGCTGGTTGTGCCTTAAGTCCTCAAGAGTTAAAACCTAATCCAATTGTAGGTAACTCTCTGTCAAACGTTGGACATGGACAAGCGGTTTCAGTCAATGTAGTGGATCAGAGACATTCTGCTATTATTGGGACGCGTGGTGGGTTATATTCATCAACCAGCAGTATTACTGTACAAAGTAATGATATTGTTCCCAAATTACAGAAACAAGCTGAAGAAGCCTTGTCTAAAATGGGCTATAGACCTCAGTCAGGTAGTTCTACTACATTAACGATTATTATTGATTCTATTGTTTATACCCCATCAGACAGTAACTTTGCTAATGATGCGAGTGTGAAAGCTGTGCTTAAAGCACAATTAAAAACACCGAGTAAAACCTACAATGGAAAATACTCCTCAACCACTTCGCAGGGTTTCACTACTGCACCTAGTTTAGAACAAAATAATGCTTTTGTCTCTGATGTGTTAAGTAATGTATTAACAAACGTATTTAAAGACTCAAATTTATCAGGCTCTATGTAA
- the rsmA gene encoding 16S rRNA (adenine(1518)-N(6)/adenine(1519)-N(6))-dimethyltransferase RsmA, translating to MSELFQHRARKRFGQNFLKDSGIIDRILRSIHAVSTDHLLEIGPGQGALTEGLLASGALLDVIELDQDLIPLLKLRFGLNTLFHLHQGDALKFDIASLTKDEGEKLRVVGNLPYNISTPLIFHLLSHHHVIHDMHFMLQKEVVERMAADPGSSDWGRLTIMVQYFCQVEHLFNVPPECFTPAPKVDSAIVRLTPYQTLPYPAKSHQLLELVVREAFNQRRKTLRNTLKRLLSVDDIEKANVDSGLRPEQLTLAEFVRLADQLYINQHIEG from the coding sequence ATGTCTGAGCTATTTCAACACCGTGCCCGTAAAAGATTTGGTCAAAATTTCTTGAAGGATTCAGGGATTATTGATCGTATTCTCCGTTCTATACATGCTGTTTCAACTGATCATTTATTAGAAATAGGACCTGGTCAAGGCGCATTAACTGAAGGGTTACTTGCCAGTGGTGCACTGCTCGATGTGATAGAGTTAGACCAAGATTTAATTCCCTTATTAAAATTACGATTTGGTCTAAATACTTTATTCCATTTACATCAAGGGGATGCATTAAAATTTGATATTGCTTCTTTGACCAAAGATGAGGGCGAAAAACTAAGAGTTGTCGGTAATTTGCCTTATAATATTTCAACGCCACTTATTTTTCATTTGTTAAGTCATCACCATGTTATACATGATATGCATTTTATGCTTCAAAAGGAAGTGGTTGAGCGCATGGCTGCTGATCCGGGTAGCAGTGATTGGGGACGACTAACCATTATGGTACAGTATTTTTGTCAAGTGGAGCATTTGTTCAATGTTCCGCCAGAATGCTTTACACCAGCACCTAAAGTAGATTCGGCGATTGTCAGATTAACACCCTATCAAACATTGCCTTATCCAGCTAAAAGCCATCAACTACTTGAGTTAGTAGTTAGAGAAGCATTTAACCAACGCCGTAAAACGTTAAGAAATACTTTAAAACGATTGTTGTCTGTCGATGATATTGAAAAGGCTAATGTCGACAGCGGATTACGGCCTGAACAGCTAACATTAGCAGAGTTTGTAAGACTTGCTGATCAGCTTTATATAAACCAGCACATAGAAGGGTAG
- the apaG gene encoding Co2+/Mg2+ efflux protein ApaG, with the protein MRTDYPIEIKVVVDYLLEESEPRDNYYVFDYHVFIYNNSDKDIKLLSRQWVITDGNGHKKEVKGSGVVGEQPCIKKEDMFKYTSTANFSTPVGSIYGQYTMQVMETGELFDAPILPFRLAVPGVLH; encoded by the coding sequence ATGCGCACAGATTATCCTATTGAGATTAAAGTGGTTGTAGATTATTTACTTGAGGAGTCTGAACCAAGAGATAATTATTATGTATTTGATTATCATGTTTTTATTTATAATAATAGCGATAAAGATATAAAATTACTGTCTAGGCAATGGGTTATTACCGATGGTAATGGTCATAAAAAAGAAGTTAAAGGCAGCGGTGTTGTAGGAGAGCAACCCTGTATAAAAAAAGAGGATATGTTTAAATATACCAGTACGGCTAATTTTTCAACCCCTGTGGGCAGTATCTATGGGCAATATACTATGCAAGTAATGGAAACAGGTGAATTATTTGATGCACCTATTTTACCTTTTCGTCTTGCTGTTCCAGGAGTCTTGCATTAA
- a CDS encoding symmetrical bis(5'-nucleosyl)-tetraphosphatase: protein MTVYAVGDIQGCYDELQTLLTKVAFNAEKDELWCVGDLVNRGPKSLETLLFLYEMRHCVKLVLGNHDLHLIACFYDHDRLKKHDTIQDIIHSKQGTTLINWLRQQPLVYFDPVRCIAMVHAGIPPLWTLEDSLMRSAEVEKALQSDKEIGKFLKNMYSNDAVNWHESLKGQERLRVITNYLTRMRFCKLDGTIEFNSKEGIDSAPSGYMPWFEVPHRKMEGQDILFGHWAALEGRCNEPHVYALDTGCVWGSCLTMIDVETKQMYSTNCTAIKGK, encoded by the coding sequence ATGACAGTCTATGCAGTGGGTGATATACAAGGTTGCTATGATGAGTTACAAACGTTATTAACTAAGGTAGCCTTTAACGCTGAAAAAGACGAGCTTTGGTGTGTTGGGGATTTGGTGAATAGGGGGCCTAAATCATTAGAAACGTTACTGTTTTTATATGAGATGCGCCATTGTGTCAAGCTTGTATTAGGTAATCATGATTTACATTTAATTGCCTGCTTTTATGACCATGATCGGTTAAAAAAGCACGATACTATCCAAGATATTATTCATTCAAAACAAGGGACAACCTTAATTAATTGGTTACGTCAACAACCGCTTGTTTATTTTGACCCAGTACGTTGTATAGCGATGGTTCATGCGGGTATTCCACCTTTATGGACATTAGAAGACAGCCTTATGCGTTCAGCAGAAGTGGAAAAAGCGTTACAAAGTGATAAAGAAATAGGTAAGTTTCTTAAAAATATGTATAGCAATGATGCTGTTAATTGGCATGAGTCTCTAAAAGGACAAGAGCGCCTTAGAGTGATTACTAACTACCTTACACGTATGCGTTTTTGTAAGCTGGATGGCACAATTGAATTTAATAGTAAAGAAGGGATTGATAGCGCTCCTTCAGGATATATGCCTTGGTTTGAAGTACCTCATCGTAAAATGGAAGGCCAAGATATTCTATTTGGGCACTGGGCAGCTTTAGAAGGTCGCTGTAATGAACCACATGTTTATGCTTTAGATACAGGGTGTGTTTGGGGAAGTTGTTTAACGATGATAGATGTAGAAACTAAGCAAATGTATTCAACGAATTGCACTGCAATAAAAGGGAAATAA
- a CDS encoding SDR family oxidoreductase, whose protein sequence is MEVATHNITVNSVCPGYIATPMAESIAKESNQSNPQKVLDSIAAAIPMRRLRTIEELGDLVDFLASDESRYITGTQIVIDGGSTLPENFGAVSV, encoded by the coding sequence ATAGAGGTTGCAACCCATAATATTACCGTCAATTCCGTATGCCCAGGCTATATTGCCACCCCAATGGCAGAATCAATTGCTAAAGAGAGTAATCAAAGTAACCCACAAAAGGTATTAGATAGCATTGCAGCCGCTATTCCGATGAGACGCTTAAGAACTATTGAAGAGCTAGGTGATTTAGTGGATTTCTTAGCATCAGATGAATCACGTTATATTACAGGAACCCAAATTGTTATTGATGGCGGTTCAACATTACCAGAAAACTTTGGTGCAGTAAGCGTTTAA
- a CDS encoding multifunctional CCA tRNA nucleotidyl transferase/2'3'-cyclic phosphodiesterase/2'nucleotidase/phosphatase yields MKEKVVIYKVGGAVRDRLLGQAVKDIDWVVVGASADDMLAKGYQPVGTDFPVFLHPKTGEEYALARTERKSGKGYGGFTFFTDPEVTLEQDLIRRDLTINAIAEDQYGQIYDPYGGQRDIEARLLRHVSLAFIEDPLRVLRVARFAARYASLGFVVADETLELMTHLSHSGELGHLTAERVWKEFSRALMEQSPDVFLSVLSQCDALNVLLPELVNLALVISLLKQAAVTHQPLAIRWACIAVPLALKGDIKQIQQINQRFKVPNECMDLALHVGQYLGFCQQGMAQSPESLLQFLQRMDVLRRPERLAQLLRLYEVVIEVMNKPMDERNNVVFLRTLAEQIRKVDPKVFIRQGIVGADLGTQLEKEKLTIIRDEQARFKSMS; encoded by the coding sequence ATGAAAGAGAAAGTCGTCATATATAAAGTAGGTGGAGCCGTTCGTGACCGTTTATTGGGGCAAGCGGTTAAAGATATTGACTGGGTAGTTGTTGGGGCGAGTGCCGATGATATGTTAGCCAAAGGTTATCAACCTGTCGGTACTGATTTTCCTGTATTTTTACACCCTAAAACAGGTGAGGAATATGCCTTAGCAAGAACGGAGCGTAAAAGTGGTAAAGGCTATGGAGGGTTTACTTTTTTTACTGACCCAGAGGTAACTCTAGAGCAAGATTTAATTCGTCGTGACTTAACGATCAATGCAATTGCTGAAGATCAATATGGGCAAATTTATGATCCCTATGGTGGGCAGCGCGATATTGAAGCGAGATTATTACGCCATGTATCGTTGGCATTTATTGAAGATCCGCTTAGAGTTTTACGTGTCGCACGTTTTGCAGCACGGTATGCTAGTTTAGGATTTGTTGTTGCTGATGAAACGCTTGAATTAATGACACACCTTAGTCACAGTGGTGAGTTAGGTCATTTAACCGCTGAGCGGGTATGGAAAGAGTTTTCACGTGCCTTAATGGAGCAAAGCCCAGATGTCTTTTTAAGTGTACTATCGCAATGTGATGCCTTAAATGTGTTATTACCGGAGTTAGTTAATCTAGCATTGGTGATCAGTTTGCTAAAACAAGCAGCTGTAACTCATCAGCCGTTAGCTATTCGCTGGGCATGTATTGCTGTACCGTTGGCCTTAAAAGGCGATATAAAGCAAATTCAGCAGATTAACCAACGTTTTAAAGTACCTAATGAATGCATGGATCTTGCTCTGCATGTAGGGCAATATTTAGGTTTTTGCCAGCAGGGAATGGCTCAAAGCCCAGAGTCACTTTTGCAATTTTTACAGCGAATGGATGTATTAAGAAGACCAGAGCGATTAGCGCAATTATTGCGACTTTATGAAGTAGTGATTGAGGTAATGAATAAACCGATGGACGAAAGGAATAATGTCGTTTTTTTAAGGACGCTAGCGGAACAAATTCGAAAAGTTGACCCAAAAGTTTTTATCCGCCAAGGCATCGTGGGCGCCGACCTTGGCACCCAGTTAGAAAAAGAAAAATTAACCATTATTAGAGATGAACAAGCTAGGTTTAAATCAATGAGTTGA
- a CDS encoding disulfide bond formation protein B → MKFLTCSRFIFFMIFLICASSLGFAFYFEYVKLMEPCVLCWIQRILFGLTGITCLAACIQNPQGVGHRIYSVIALIFAALGVLAAGRQIWIKFNPENTGCLPTTFTSIFEDNPFFEAIITAFKGTPECGLYQGDFLWIELPYWGLIFFSLFSIVLLFQLFRPRKIQPSIN, encoded by the coding sequence ATGAAGTTTCTTACCTGTTCGCGCTTTATTTTCTTTATGATTTTCCTCATTTGCGCCTCATCGTTAGGGTTCGCATTTTACTTTGAGTATGTCAAACTCATGGAACCCTGTGTACTATGCTGGATACAACGTATTCTTTTTGGCCTCACAGGTATTACCTGCCTAGCTGCTTGTATCCAGAACCCACAAGGTGTTGGCCACCGTATTTACTCAGTGATCGCCTTGATTTTTGCAGCGCTCGGTGTTTTAGCAGCAGGAAGACAAATTTGGATAAAATTTAACCCTGAAAATACAGGCTGTTTACCTACAACCTTTACGAGTATTTTTGAAGATAATCCCTTTTTTGAAGCCATTATAACGGCCTTCAAAGGAACCCCTGAATGTGGTTTATACCAAGGTGATTTTTTATGGATAGAACTTCCTTATTGGGGACTTATATTTTTTAGTTTATTTAGTATCGTATTATTATTCCAACTATTTAGACCTCGCAAAATACAACCTAGTATTAATTAA
- a CDS encoding LTA synthase family protein, translating into MTKQLTQPNKPNALQQLVFFILSALTLMVIFSLLRYALFKYNADLIGDTPTSTFIEAFCNGLRFDAKVTAFIMIPIGLTFLCSKVMALRTLQLIWLTLAACVGIFLGVLELDFYHEFHQRLNSLVFQYVREDPRTVLSMIWNGYPVVKYMIAWIIITAIVFLIFKLIDRITKKNTNKQYPYYVQLVIFILCVAIIVLAGRGTLRQGSPLRWGDAYTTDSPFANQLGLNGTLSLIDAARNVSSRSTVWKATMPDEEAEKIVRSMIVLPNETLVETDKAVIRRDTLVDKNKTLPVKNVVVILMESFAGRYVGALGNPSNITPNFDRLAKEGLLFTQFFSNGTHTHQGMFATMACFPNLPAFETLMQEPEGNNKFSGLPQLLSIRDMSDVYVYNGDFAWDNQMGFFSNQGMTSFVGRNDYVNPVFSDSTWGVSDQDMFTRGNEELNKLEASGKPFYALLQSLSNHTPYALPKDLPVEPVTDQGSQNEHLTAMRYSDWALGQFFEKAKKSPYYKDTIFIVVGDHGFGNPIQLTDMDLFRFNVPLLIIAPGIQEKFGATSSTVGTQVDIVPTIMGRLGGDVRQQCWGRDLLNLPAGDKGFGIIKPSSSDQTIAILSGNEILIRPNEKDVKLYHYQVGANPTATIIDDKQEADNLKQKMEAYVQMATKSLLDNTAGAEAAQTDK; encoded by the coding sequence ATGACAAAACAACTGACTCAACCTAACAAACCAAATGCACTCCAGCAATTGGTATTTTTTATTTTATCGGCACTGACTTTGATGGTCATTTTCAGCCTATTGCGTTATGCGCTATTTAAATATAATGCAGATCTAATAGGGGATACCCCGACCTCTACGTTCATTGAGGCCTTTTGCAACGGCCTACGCTTTGATGCCAAAGTCACTGCATTTATAATGATCCCAATAGGGCTCACATTCCTTTGTAGTAAGGTCATGGCTTTACGTACACTTCAACTCATTTGGCTTACACTTGCGGCCTGTGTTGGTATTTTCCTAGGGGTACTTGAGTTAGATTTTTATCATGAGTTTCATCAGCGCTTAAACAGCCTAGTCTTTCAGTATGTTCGTGAAGATCCTAGAACAGTATTAAGCATGATCTGGAATGGCTATCCCGTGGTTAAATACATGATTGCATGGATTATTATTACCGCGATAGTTTTTCTTATTTTCAAATTAATTGATCGCATCACGAAGAAAAATACCAACAAACAATACCCTTACTATGTACAATTAGTTATTTTTATTCTTTGTGTTGCTATCATTGTCTTAGCAGGGCGTGGTACCTTACGTCAAGGCTCACCACTTCGTTGGGGGGATGCTTATACAACAGATTCACCTTTTGCCAATCAACTTGGTCTAAATGGTACACTTTCTCTAATTGATGCAGCACGCAACGTAAGTAGCCGTAGTACTGTATGGAAAGCTACGATGCCAGATGAAGAAGCTGAAAAAATCGTTCGCTCTATGATCGTGTTACCTAATGAAACATTAGTTGAAACTGATAAGGCAGTGATTCGTCGTGACACTTTAGTGGACAAAAACAAAACCCTTCCTGTTAAAAATGTTGTTGTTATTTTAATGGAAAGTTTTGCAGGTCGTTATGTAGGTGCCTTAGGCAACCCTAGTAACATCACCCCGAACTTCGACCGTTTAGCCAAAGAAGGCTTATTATTCACCCAATTTTTCTCAAACGGTACTCATACCCATCAAGGTATGTTTGCAACCATGGCCTGCTTCCCTAACCTGCCTGCCTTTGAAACATTAATGCAAGAACCAGAGGGTAATAATAAATTCTCGGGGCTTCCACAACTTCTATCCATTCGCGATATGAGCGATGTGTATGTTTACAATGGTGATTTTGCTTGGGATAACCAAATGGGATTCTTTAGCAACCAAGGCATGACCTCATTTGTTGGTCGTAACGACTATGTAAACCCTGTATTCTCTGACTCAACATGGGGAGTATCTGACCAAGACATGTTTACCCGTGGTAATGAAGAACTTAATAAACTAGAAGCATCAGGTAAACCTTTCTACGCGTTATTACAAAGTCTTTCTAACCATACACCTTATGCATTGCCTAAAGATCTACCGGTTGAACCAGTGACCGATCAAGGATCACAGAATGAGCATTTAACAGCAATGCGCTATTCTGACTGGGCTTTAGGGCAGTTCTTTGAGAAAGCTAAAAAATCACCTTACTATAAAGATACAATCTTTATTGTGGTGGGCGATCATGGTTTTGGAAACCCTATACAATTAACAGATATGGATTTATTCCGCTTTAATGTACCATTACTTATTATCGCTCCTGGTATTCAAGAGAAATTTGGAGCAACCAGCAGTACGGTAGGAACACAAGTTGATATTGTACCGACCATCATGGGGCGTTTAGGTGGTGATGTTCGCCAACAATGTTGGGGACGTGACTTGCTTAACTTACCTGCTGGCGATAAAGGATTTGGTATTATTAAACCATCGAGCAGCGACCAAACAATCGCCATCTTAAGCGGTAACGAAATACTTATTCGTCCTAATGAAAAAGATGTTAAACTTTATCACTACCAAGTAGGTGCAAATCCAACTGCTACAATAATCGACGATAAGCAAGAAGCAGATAATTTAAAACAAAAAATGGAAGCCTATGTTCAAATGGCAACCAAGAGCTTACTTGATAACACGGCTGGGGCTGAAGCAGCTCAAACCGATAAGTAA
- the sbcB gene encoding exodeoxyribonuclease I, protein MVASIFWYDFETTGINPRADRPLQVAGIRTDLELNEIDDPINLYCTLSDDILPHPQACLVTGITPDILVLKGLKEVEFFKKLEQQLSQPQTCTAGYNNIRFDDEVVRYGLYRNFYDPYAREWQAGNSRWDIIDLLRAAYALRPEGIIWPELEGQVSLKLELLTKENGIAHEQAHDALSDVRATIALARLVKEKQPKLYQYLFDLRLKREAQARIPLLKPIVHISGRFSAERHYMSIVLPLAKHPTNANAIIVCDLQKDISPLFDLSAEQIVQYLYTRHDKLPEGIQSMPLKLIHVNRCPVVAPLGVLREQDVERLQLDVDYCLAQAEQLKVGQSIWHDKLVSIYRSNSTGINDEIEDAEQQLYSGFLSVRDKRLCDSIRGLDPTRLIDEMAHFEDGRLPTLLFRYRARNYPETLVNDEKKAWYDFCRQRLTNEKMGAPITIEAFRQEAQQLLDTNHTCETTLTVWQSHIEYLLEKYALNKN, encoded by the coding sequence ATGGTAGCTAGTATATTTTGGTATGACTTCGAAACAACAGGCATTAATCCACGTGCTGATCGTCCATTACAAGTGGCTGGTATACGAACAGATTTAGAGCTAAATGAAATAGATGATCCCATCAATTTATATTGTACCTTATCAGATGATATTTTACCTCATCCACAGGCTTGTTTAGTAACGGGAATTACGCCTGATATTTTAGTGCTTAAGGGGTTAAAAGAGGTCGAGTTTTTTAAAAAACTTGAGCAACAGTTATCTCAACCTCAGACGTGTACAGCAGGTTATAATAATATTCGATTTGATGATGAAGTGGTACGCTATGGATTGTACCGTAATTTTTATGATCCGTATGCGCGTGAGTGGCAGGCAGGAAATAGCCGTTGGGATATTATTGATTTATTGAGAGCTGCTTACGCATTAAGGCCAGAGGGTATCATATGGCCAGAGTTGGAAGGGCAGGTTTCTTTAAAGTTAGAATTGTTAACGAAAGAAAATGGTATTGCCCACGAGCAAGCACATGACGCTCTGTCAGATGTGCGAGCAACTATTGCATTGGCTCGGTTAGTTAAGGAAAAACAACCGAAGTTGTATCAATACTTATTTGATTTACGCTTGAAGAGAGAAGCACAAGCACGTATTCCATTATTAAAGCCAATTGTTCATATTTCTGGGCGGTTTTCAGCGGAGCGGCATTATATGTCAATCGTTTTGCCGTTAGCTAAACACCCGACTAATGCTAATGCAATCATTGTTTGTGATTTACAAAAAGACATCAGCCCATTATTTGATTTGTCCGCAGAGCAAATAGTCCAGTATTTATATACGCGTCATGATAAGTTGCCAGAAGGTATTCAGTCTATGCCGCTGAAGTTGATACACGTTAATCGTTGTCCTGTCGTTGCACCTCTGGGGGTGTTGAGAGAACAGGATGTTGAACGATTACAACTGGATGTAGACTATTGTTTAGCGCAAGCAGAGCAATTAAAAGTGGGGCAGTCTATATGGCACGATAAATTGGTTTCAATTTATCGTTCAAACAGTACAGGCATTAACGATGAGATTGAAGATGCAGAGCAACAGCTTTATTCAGGATTCTTGTCTGTACGTGATAAACGATTGTGTGATTCTATTAGAGGCTTAGACCCTACAAGATTAATTGATGAAATGGCTCATTTTGAAGATGGTCGATTACCCACATTATTATTTCGCTATCGGGCAAGAAACTATCCTGAAACTCTAGTAAATGATGAGAAAAAGGCTTGGTATGATTTTTGTCGTCAACGGCTTACGAATGAAAAAATGGGTGCTCCGATTACGATTGAGGCATTTAGGCAGGAGGCTCAACAGTTATTAGACACTAATCATACCTGTGAAACTACGCTAACAGTTTGGCAAAGCCACATTGAATATTTACTAGAAAAGTATGCATTAAATAAAAATTAA
- the purU gene encoding formyltetrahydrofolate deformylase encodes MNTFRLVISCPDGIGIVAKVSGFLATYNGWIIEANHHSDLSNGQFFMRHVIRADSLPFDLAGFKQAFSPVADQFNMTWRVTESVLKKKVMLMASKDSHCLIDLLYRWHSNELDCDIVGVISNHNDLRSMVEWYGVPYHHIPVAPDNKQESFDKVTQLIEDNNVDCVVLARYMQIIPPALCQNYAQKIINIHHSFLPSFVGARPYHQAAQRGVKLIGATCHYVTQELDAGPIIEQDVVRISHQHSIEDMVRLGRDVEKMVLARGLRYHLEDRVLVHGNQTVVFA; translated from the coding sequence ATGAATACCTTTCGACTGGTGATTTCTTGCCCTGATGGGATAGGCATTGTTGCTAAAGTGAGTGGTTTTTTAGCAACATACAATGGATGGATTATTGAAGCAAATCACCATTCTGACTTATCTAATGGCCAGTTTTTTATGCGCCATGTGATTAGGGCTGACTCATTACCTTTTGATTTGGCAGGGTTTAAGCAAGCATTCTCACCTGTGGCAGACCAATTTAACATGACATGGCGAGTCACAGAGTCTGTACTAAAGAAAAAAGTCATGCTAATGGCGAGCAAAGATTCTCATTGTTTGATAGATTTACTTTATCGGTGGCATAGTAATGAGTTAGATTGCGATATTGTGGGTGTCATATCAAATCATAATGATTTACGTAGCATGGTTGAGTGGTATGGAGTCCCTTATCATCACATTCCTGTTGCCCCCGATAACAAACAAGAGAGTTTTGATAAGGTTACTCAGTTAATTGAAGATAATAATGTTGATTGTGTTGTTTTAGCACGTTATATGCAAATTATTCCTCCTGCGCTTTGTCAAAATTATGCACAAAAAATCATCAATATTCATCATAGTTTTTTACCTTCCTTTGTTGGGGCAAGACCCTATCATCAAGCGGCCCAACGAGGGGTGAAGTTAATTGGTGCTACTTGCCATTATGTTACGCAAGAGCTGGATGCTGGGCCTATTATTGAGCAGGATGTCGTTCGTATTTCACATCAACACAGCATTGAAGATATGGTGAGATTAGGGCGTGATGTTGAAAAAATGGTGCTTGCTAGAGGGCTGCGCTACCATTTAGAAGACAGAGTGCTTGTACATGGTAATCAAACAGTTGTTTTTGCGTGA